CTGtcgcaccgccgccgccgccgccgccgccgccgttaccACCAGGTCGAGTTGAAAGGCACCGATGGCACGCGCGCCCGGACTTTCTAGATTTCATTGGGTAGGTGTTGCACGTTTGCGCGACAGCAAGTAACGCGCACGGTGGATGCTGCGGTGGATGCAGCGCACGCAGTTACTGTGCACGCGACGAGCGTGCACGTGCGGTGCTGAAGAGATGCCAGAGATGGGGAGGGGATGCAGGAGGTTTGAGGTCGCATTGATTTTGTCTAGACAGGGTGGAGActgctctctctctcgtatGGTATCGTTCGTTCTCCGGCGTCCACGGTTTGGTATGCTGTCAGACTAGCAGCGTGGTGCTCGTCGGTCGAGATGTCCCGTCTAGCTCGCGCCGCTAGGAGGAACGTCGCGCGCGGTCCAGCTCCCCTTTTTCTGTCAAACTCGTAAACGACGAATGCGTTTAATCgaatagtaattattaattgccTTTGTCAACAATATCTTAGTGTGAGAAGCGTGCGAAGCGAGTGTTTGCGAATAAACGTAGGAAACGTTATTGACTTATTTGAGAAAGAAGTGTTTCGAGTAACAGCATTTATCGAAATAATACTaagttgttatttttttttatcgctactcttttgttttaattacaGGAACACCATCGACCCCGATAATGCCAGGCGGCACACCCGGCACACCATCCTCCAAAGCGAAGGTGAGTTTACGTTCCGTGGAAATGGAAACTTCCTCGTTCTTAGCATTTTTACGTAATCcaatgcaaattaattttgccTCGCAGGAAAAGATAATGCTGCGAGCGAAAGTTGTGGTGGCTCTGTATCCTTTCCGAGCCATTGAAGGCGGAGATTTGTCTCTTGAGAAGGTAAAgatgaaacataaataaatattgcaaagagagagagagagagagaaaaatcattataatatataacattttttatattaaacttaaacTTGGAATATTTACTGTCTCTGTTTTTGCGAATCTAGGGTGCGGAGTACGAGGTCTTGGACGATTCCCAAGAGCACTGGTGGAAAGTTAAGGACGAGAATGGGTACATAATTTTCTTTCGAAACAGCTTAAGAAATTGCTTCGCGACTTAGCTCCTCCGaaatctttttataacaaaCGAGTTTTTAGCTGCGACGTtctatctgtattttttttttttatctcactcGTACGTCACAGCGGTGGCGTCGATCAGCCGgaaatcgtaaaaaataatcAGTTGTACGGTTCGTACCGTTCGCAAACAATAATCTGCGGCGGCACTGTTGCATAATCAGCGATAATTATTCGTGATAGACGGATTGTTtacttatgcagtaaaaaattcCCACGCGCCGTGAAAAAGCTGAGCTGTACAAAATTATACGGCGCGCATTTGATTGCAGATCGATTGGCTATATTCCTAGCAACTACGTCAAAGAGAAGGAGCTGTTGGGACTGCAAAAATACGAGTAAGTCTGGCGTATATAATCTTTTCCTACGTATATCGAATTTAGTATTTTATAGATTTGATAATACCTAGTTGCTCTTTTCATTTTTCGAGCTATCAACCAACTGTTTTTCACCAGAACAGCGTTTGGTAGAGACTCGACATAAATCGTAAGATGCCCACACGCGATAATGGTAAAAAAAATGGCTCCACTTGCTGTTGTAGATGGTACGTCGGTGATATGTCAAGACAACGCGCCGAGTCGTTGCTGAAGCAAGAAGATAAGGAGGGCTGTTTTGTCGTTCGTAACTCCTCGACGAAAGGGCTTTACACGCTCTCACTTTATACGAAAGTGTAAGTTAATAGTATCGTTAGTTATCAACCATCACAAGCGGCTTCCGCTGGCTTCCAACTCTAATGCCCGATTTCTTCACACCTCCCGAAAATTATCTTTAAGATAaagatatttgttaattaactaaaaattcGTTCGGAAATTCTTCACTGAAACCTGTGATTACGTATCTAACGAATAGCTATTCTTCATACTACTAAGTTTTGATACGAAATGTATTGAAATTTTACTAGAAATTACTATATTCTCTGAGAAATATCTCATGGATAAAGTTATCGAGAGATTAAGAAATTGGGCATAAATTGTCCCGCATCTTTCGGCATAACGCCCCTGCTCTTCTTCGATAGTTTAAGATATTGTGTTCTGCCACAGGCCACATCCGCACGTGAAGCATTACCACATCAAACAGAATTCCCGTGGAGAATTTTACTTATCGGAGAAACATTGCTGCGGCTCCATTCCTGATCTGGTTAATTACCATAGACACAACAGCGGCGGTCTGGCCAGTCGATTGAAGACCAGCCCCTGCGATCGTCCTGTACCACCGACCGCTGGCCTCAGTCACGGttcgtaaaatttatatacgtgCACTTTCTCCATTTCCTAATACACTAGACGTATAACACACATATAATAAGACGTAAAAAACGTCTCCTCTCGAGTATACGACGCTATATAACGACGGATGACTTTTTCACAGACAAATGGGAGATTGACCCAGCGGAATTACATTTGCTGGAGGAGCTCGGGTCCGGTCAATTTGGAGTCGTGCGGAGAGGAAAATGGCGTGGCTCCATCGACGTCGCTGTGAAGATGATGAAAGAGGGAACCATGTCCGAAGACGACTTTATAGAAGAAGCTAAAGTAATGACGTAAGTTTCAATCTAGTTTTTATAGCGAATCTTTCTACGAATAACCGCGCGGGCACTCGACTGGAAgccttttaattaaatcaataactttatgatattacaatattatcttttaaatataatcgaTAACTCTCATTAAAATGTTGTTATAACAAGTTTTATTCATTTATGCAGAAAACTGCAACATCAAAACCTAGTCCAGTTATACGGCGTTTGCAGTAAAGATAGACCAATATACATTGTCACGGAATACATGCGACATGGATCTCTCCTCAACTACCTCCGCCGTCACGAAACCTCATTAGGTGCAAACGTTGGTCTCTTGTTAGACATGTGTATACAGGTAATGTGTAAATTCTTCATCTTGCAGACGGTAGAACGTGTAGCTGTCGACAGAATTCTACGATCAAAATTTTCTACGTCTTTATTTTTAACGCTTATATTTCTTTGTGCAGGTTTGCAAAGGAATGGCATATTTAGAGAGGCATAATTATATACACAGAGATCTTGCAGCACGTAACTGTCTGGTAGGATCAGAAAATGTAGTAAAAGTTGCAGATTTTGGTTTAGCTAGGTAAGCCACTTTATTTTTGCATCCTTATATTTTACGAAATTAGAGAAATTTGAATTGAAACAGAGGATCTATAAGCAAGTATTGAAACTTAACTGGGCGAAAATTTTCAGGTACGTACTCGATGATCAATATACCAGTAGCGGTGGCACTAAATTTCCTATTAAATGGGCGCCACCGGAAGTATTGAATTACACGCGCTTCAGTTCGAAATCAGATGTATGGGCATACGGAGTACTTATGTGGGAAGTATTCACGTGCGGAAAGATGCCTTACGGTCGCCTAAAGAATACGGAAGTCGTTGAGCGAGTGCAGCGAGGAATCATCTTGGAACGACCCAAGGCATGTTTCAAGGAAGTATACGAGGtaaattagcattttttctACATTCGTTCTCGATCGTGTACAAAATTACGAGTTTACAAATTGGAATTCCAGGTGATGCGCAAATGCTGGGCACATTCTCCAGAAGTACGACCGTCCTTCCGCGTCTTGAAGGAACAGCTGATTAGCGTTTCTCAAGGATTGGTCAATGATTGACTCAACCTTCTGCGGTGTATGCGCCTGTCTTCACCATCTTGCCGGTCGGTCCGATCGACGGCGaaatcgtcgccgtcgtcggaACGATCGTCCTCCGCCGGTCTACCTTCGTCGAACTTGCCGTACAATTCAGCAACGTTGCCGTCGCGCAAGACCCGCGCGCCGGCCTCCCCGCCGCCTTCCACGATCGATTTCTCTCGTCGTTTCTCGTCGACCACGTGCAAATCAAAAAAAGAGGGCTCCTCGTCGCCGAGTACACCCGGGCACAAAGCTAGTCAACAAAAACCATTCTCGAGCTCGACTAATAACGTGTGTGACGTTTGCAGTTCCTACGGACACCCGTGGATCGAAATATGCAAGGCGATACGAGCCACTAAAGGTAAATGAGTAAGAAGAGTGTGTATATGCCTGCGTGTGTACATGTAATTGAGTAATTTACACTACTTTCCGTTGCGACTATTACACATTAGAGAGCCGTACCCGTAAAATATGGAGATGTGTGATTCTAAATCCCGTAAGCGTTAATGCTCACCTCTTTCGTCTACCCTCTCCTATTCCTCCACTGCGTGCATCTTCGAACGTCTTCGACAGATGTTCTGTATGGTTTGTGACTTTATTCGATACTGGGATGCGTGATACTACGTGTGTGTTTCACATACTATTTTTCCCATATAATTTTTAGACTTTACTCTGTATCgtcataaatacatttatatatagaaCAATAGTATTTATTGATGGCCTTTGCAACAGATGCAATATTCAACTTGTGATTCCGCttagaataaatcattttttattatcattttgacAAACAGTGACACTTTGACTCGGAGATATTGTTTCTGCTTAATAAAtcgatttaataaataaacgtcTTTCGTTTGTTTATATACttcacattatataataaataaaattgcgaaACATAAAGAAAgggtaaaagatataaaaaaagcttacattattttattctgaCGGATCgaatataatacttatttggAGTTAGCCTAATGGACAACCATAAGTGGTAAGTAATGTATAATtcgcattaattaattaactcttATTGTAAATGCCATTACagatttataaatcataaatctTGTACGaaatgtaaatacaattaaatagcgtacgtaataaaattaagagaATCCTAAATACCGATACATTACAGAATAATGTAATCTTTGAATTGATTTGACAGATCGCAAAATTCTTTTGcacaatagaataaaaatatcaaaaaaaatttggatgGGATAGAgtttacaagaaaattgaaagaaaagttaaaaattcatttttggcCTGTGAATCTGTCATTTGAAGTTAACTTTTACTGACATTCTGTAGTTCATACGTATGAAATGAGAATGTCTCCAAGTTCGGAAAACTTATAACGGACAACTGTGTGCCATTCTGATCAAAAATCTAACAAAAAGGTTTAGTTATTGAACAGttttatgtgtataaatttattaatttaacttagcGCATGTGAACGATGGCAAGCAGAACAGTGAATGTGTCTAACATAGTTGACAAATCTTTTTTACAGATGACGCTACAATCAAAGAACAATAGAGTACCTCTAGTAAAATTTATACGCGTAAAGCTGTTTAAACCTTTTGTTAGACTTTTGATTGGAATGGCACGCAATCAGTGTTATTTGTTATAAGTTTTCCGAATTTTGAGATGTTTCATTTCGTTatgtcagtaaaaaaaaaaagacgttaATCTCGAGTGACAGATTTACGAGTCaaaagtaagtaaattttaaacttttctttcgattttctcgtaaaatttatccTACCCAAGTTTTTTTTAGTGCGTATTTTTGTTCAACGAAAGGATTTTATGATCTCAAAACAATacgaagattaaattattttgtagtatttaagaTCCTTTTAAATATAGTTTAAGATGTACATTGTGGATATCGATAAACCAAAGAGTTTTGTAAGCTTTCTAAAGATCtatatttcaagatttttatgacaaatagcagaagtaaacatttttacaaaagcaTAGATGTTACAGATCGCGTTTATAATTGTCAACTCATTTACAAACTTTCTTCGATGCGCGAATacatgagaaaaaattttttgtgcgttGATCTAACGTGAAAAGCGAATCTGTCGCTCAAATATCGAGCATTCGAGAACAAGTAGCACTGGTATCGTAaatgtaattaagaaaaaataagtacttttctttaatacacaatatttctaattaaattacgttCTATTTTTATAGACAAATGATgagtgtaataaattttttagtcaCTTATGCATACTTATAGCAAAAAGCATTGAAAATGCAGGAATCTTTTAAGCCTTTTTACAAGGAATTTATCATTTGCCTTTCTTTTGaattctgaaacaaaaaatacgaaaaattatgCATACCcctattttataatcaaaaacaGGACTTATCTAGACTGGATGTATTTCGAGAGTATTGTGGACGCGTTGATGTCTCTCtgaaattattatagttttttgtgagtattgatatgtttttaaaaaaaattaggtcGTTTGTACCGATGTAGCTTAACTTTAATCTTGGTTTAACCCTTTCAGAAccgggtttttttttaatttcaaaataattttagcaaataacaatacattaaaaatttgtttttgtgcAATAAACTTAAAAACAACTTGTACAGAGCCCAGACTTTTTACAttcaaattagatttttttttcattcgtgTAATAcaaacaatacaaattttttgttctgttggatgatttttatctttttaaatacaaGAAGAAAAGTTTCTAGCTATCAAACGTAATCGAGGTCTATCATAGATTTATACTTTGAATGTTTACgcttgtttaataatatttttaattggttGTTATTTGAAATCAGAAAACGATggattatgaaaatttttcattttgaatagaacattaaaaacaaaatttttttgaattttgttaaataactaTAGAAGCGAACGCGACCCTAAAAAAGTCAAATTACAAATGATTGAAACTGGGTAACGTACATCAAAATATAGAACtaaaaatcttgattaaaatatggtactttagtcatttaaaaatattaatccatTCTCCAGATATTTGAGTTATTATATATAGTGCGTCGGTTCTGAATTGGTTAAGGAGCTGTTTTTCTTTGAAAAGTCGAAAAAAGTgattttcaggaatttttttagaaagattaAAAGCCAATTAATATCAAACTTTTAATAGCTATAAAACGGATCCTCGAAATAGTCAAATTAAGTTAAACTGATGAAAGTAAGGCGTGGTTAATGAtgtgcaatattataattaacagaGTCAAATTCGTATTACAATAATTCAAATGTATCGACTGACTTCGAGCCATT
The window above is part of the Solenopsis invicta isolate M01_SB chromosome 8, UNIL_Sinv_3.0, whole genome shotgun sequence genome. Proteins encoded here:
- the LOC105196512 gene encoding tyrosine-protein kinase Btk29A isoform X3, which codes for MLVISALKQVANAATNAVTGNVTGHGTPSTPIMPGGTPGTPSSKAKEKIMLRAKVVVALYPFRAIEGGDLSLEKGAEYEVLDDSQEHWWKVKDENGSIGYIPSNYVKEKELLGLQKYEWYVGDMSRQRAESLLKQEDKEGCFVVRNSSTKGLYTLSLYTKVPHPHVKHYHIKQNSRGEFYLSEKHCCGSIPDLVNYHRHNSGGLASRLKTSPCDRPVPPTAGLSHDKWEIDPAELHLLEELGSGQFGVVRRGKWRGSIDVAVKMMKEGTMSEDDFIEEAKVMTKLQHQNLVQLYGVCSKDRPIYIVTEYMRHGSLLNYLRRHETSLGANVGLLLDMCIQVCKGMAYLERHNYIHRDLAARNCLVGSENVVKVADFGLARYVLDDQYTSSGGTKFPIKWAPPEVLNYTRFSSKSDVWAYGVLMWEVFTCGKMPYGRLKNTEVVERVQRGIILERPKACFKEVYEVMRKCWAHSPEVRPSFRVLKEQLISVSQGLVND
- the LOC105196512 gene encoding tyrosine-protein kinase Btk29A isoform X2, producing MAGKDGKLESKGGDVVRQGFMIKRSQNKKRFTPVNYKQRWFVLTKHYLIYYDGDGERRKERGRIAVESVHVVETASLGNGSTGGGGAVGDVAGGGDAAGGGGGIPSGLPFQVGYREAGQEYTLYLLTTREQDRAEWIRAIRAVCSENSGLSGRYHTGLWSGKRWSCCRLSTRSAEGCDTCSSWSSKPATNAANPSSTTPTSASTTSTSGTVNNTISTTTVTSDHRSQSTNAEANNNPIVQSQTRSTIGTPSTPIMPGGTPGTPSSKAKEKIMLRAKVVVALYPFRAIEGGDLSLEKGAEYEVLDDSQEHWWKVKDENGSIGYIPSNYVKEKELLGLQKYEWYVGDMSRQRAESLLKQEDKEGCFVVRNSSTKGLYTLSLYTKVPHPHVKHYHIKQNSRGEFYLSEKHCCGSIPDLVNYHRHNSGGLASRLKTSPCDRPVPPTAGLSHDKWEIDPAELHLLEELGSGQFGVVRRGKWRGSIDVAVKMMKEGTMSEDDFIEEAKVMTKLQHQNLVQLYGVCSKDRPIYIVTEYMRHGSLLNYLRRHETSLGANVGLLLDMCIQVCKGMAYLERHNYIHRDLAARNCLVGSENVVKVADFGLARYVLDDQYTSSGGTKFPIKWAPPEVLNYTRFSSKSDVWAYGVLMWEVFTCGKMPYGRLKNTEVVERVQRGIILERPKACFKEVYEVMRKCWAHSPEVRPSFRVLKEQLISVSQGLVND
- the LOC105196512 gene encoding tyrosine-protein kinase Btk29A isoform X1, with translation MGGPPVMAGKDGKLESKGGDVVRQGFMIKRSQNKKRFTPVNYKQRWFVLTKHYLIYYDGDGERRKERGRIAVESVHVVETASLGNGSTGGGGAVGDVAGGGDAAGGGGGIPSGLPFQVGYREAGQEYTLYLLTTREQDRAEWIRAIRAVCSENSGLSGRYHTGLWSGKRWSCCRLSTRSAEGCDTCSSWSSKPATNAANPSSTTPTSASTTSTSGTVNNTISTTTVTSDHRSQSTNAEANNNPIVQSQTRSTIGTPSTPIMPGGTPGTPSSKAKEKIMLRAKVVVALYPFRAIEGGDLSLEKGAEYEVLDDSQEHWWKVKDENGSIGYIPSNYVKEKELLGLQKYEWYVGDMSRQRAESLLKQEDKEGCFVVRNSSTKGLYTLSLYTKVPHPHVKHYHIKQNSRGEFYLSEKHCCGSIPDLVNYHRHNSGGLASRLKTSPCDRPVPPTAGLSHDKWEIDPAELHLLEELGSGQFGVVRRGKWRGSIDVAVKMMKEGTMSEDDFIEEAKVMTKLQHQNLVQLYGVCSKDRPIYIVTEYMRHGSLLNYLRRHETSLGANVGLLLDMCIQVCKGMAYLERHNYIHRDLAARNCLVGSENVVKVADFGLARYVLDDQYTSSGGTKFPIKWAPPEVLNYTRFSSKSDVWAYGVLMWEVFTCGKMPYGRLKNTEVVERVQRGIILERPKACFKEVYEVMRKCWAHSPEVRPSFRVLKEQLISVSQGLVND
- the LOC105196512 gene encoding tyrosine-protein kinase Btk29A isoform X4, whose amino-acid sequence is MPGGTPGTPSSKAKEKIMLRAKVVVALYPFRAIEGGDLSLEKGAEYEVLDDSQEHWWKVKDENGSIGYIPSNYVKEKELLGLQKYEWYVGDMSRQRAESLLKQEDKEGCFVVRNSSTKGLYTLSLYTKVPHPHVKHYHIKQNSRGEFYLSEKHCCGSIPDLVNYHRHNSGGLASRLKTSPCDRPVPPTAGLSHDKWEIDPAELHLLEELGSGQFGVVRRGKWRGSIDVAVKMMKEGTMSEDDFIEEAKVMTKLQHQNLVQLYGVCSKDRPIYIVTEYMRHGSLLNYLRRHETSLGANVGLLLDMCIQVCKGMAYLERHNYIHRDLAARNCLVGSENVVKVADFGLARYVLDDQYTSSGGTKFPIKWAPPEVLNYTRFSSKSDVWAYGVLMWEVFTCGKMPYGRLKNTEVVERVQRGIILERPKACFKEVYEVMRKCWAHSPEVRPSFRVLKEQLISVSQGLVND